The following are from one region of the Treponema denticola genome:
- a CDS encoding ATP-binding protein, with translation MALKEVLNFNNLSHGDAARITGLNRSTVSRVASKDYPNWKEKEGEILSLLKEAGYNTENIEEEKTGISLDFEAVVMTPSVSAYKNLASSLADPEGSLSSSLGMVIGTAERGKTFTSKWFVSENSNAVYILYIDGSSITQLLRDICYEVANTRPHSMSKCITVLEQSCLYQRHLIIIDEADKCPVKHLETLRGINERCNLPFLFVGEEALKSKIDQVPRLRSRVRHPIVVFDPIKEIDIAAYYRSAAGLTLDLKTANLLSKRARGGFRTVANEARALVNIANASGLSTITEEMINRLG, from the coding sequence ATGGCACTAAAAGAAGTTTTAAACTTTAACAATCTATCCCACGGAGATGCTGCACGTATTACAGGGCTTAACCGCTCAACTGTTTCGCGTGTCGCCTCAAAAGATTATCCTAATTGGAAAGAAAAGGAAGGCGAAATCTTAAGCCTTCTTAAAGAAGCGGGTTACAATACCGAAAACATTGAAGAAGAAAAAACGGGTATCAGCCTCGACTTTGAAGCAGTTGTTATGACTCCCTCTGTTTCAGCTTACAAAAACCTTGCTTCAAGCTTAGCCGATCCTGAAGGTTCTCTTTCTTCAAGTCTAGGTATGGTCATCGGAACAGCTGAGAGAGGAAAAACCTTTACCTCAAAATGGTTTGTTTCCGAAAACTCAAACGCTGTCTACATCCTTTACATTGACGGCTCTTCCATCACCCAGCTTCTGCGCGACATCTGTTACGAAGTGGCCAACACCCGTCCTCATTCAATGAGTAAGTGTATCACTGTTTTAGAGCAATCCTGCCTTTATCAGAGGCATCTTATAATCATTGATGAAGCCGATAAATGCCCGGTCAAGCATCTTGAAACTTTACGAGGAATAAACGAACGCTGTAATCTTCCCTTTCTCTTTGTGGGAGAAGAAGCTTTAAAAAGTAAAATCGATCAGGTTCCTCGTCTTCGCTCGCGAGTGCGTCATCCTATTGTAGTCTTTGACCCAATAAAGGAAATCGACATTGCAGCTTATTACCGCTCGGCCGCAGGACTAACACTTGATCTTAAAACTGCAAACCTATTATCAAAAAGAGCCCGAGGTGGTTTCCGTACGGTTGCAAACGAAGCAAGAGCCTTGGTCAATATCGCCAATGCTTCGGGGCTTTCTACCATTACCGAAGAAATGATAAATCGATTAGGTTAA
- a CDS encoding helix-turn-helix domain-containing protein: MNIYKKSLEEIEAFPELMQIKIDILPNCPPILSSKEAAFVCNVSEPTIQRMISGGLLPVNSDHEVLKKDLINYIKTHSLADIPLM, from the coding sequence ATGAATATCTACAAGAAATCATTAGAAGAAATCGAAGCCTTCCCGGAATTAATGCAGATTAAAATCGACATTCTCCCAAACTGCCCGCCCATCCTAAGCTCAAAAGAAGCTGCCTTTGTTTGTAATGTTTCTGAACCTACAATCCAGCGCATGATTTCAGGCGGCCTTCTTCCGGTTAATTCCGACCATGAAGTCCTTAAAAAAGACCTTATAAACTACATCAAAACCCACTCTCTAGCCGATATTCCTTTGATGTAA